In a single window of the Perca flavescens isolate YP-PL-M2 chromosome 18, PFLA_1.0, whole genome shotgun sequence genome:
- the ubxn2a gene encoding UBX domain-containing protein 2A isoform X2 yields MRRSFSVEDLLGEVEKICYDASGTSKVEMVVRLWKDGFTVNDEEFRSYSIPKNQDFLDAIKRGELPAEWESRAEEKELEISVEDLTEENYVPKKKAFHPFSGRGYRLGSVAPRVVARSPSVHADGESPPIPMVTLDHALPVTSLQIWLADGRRLVQRFNLSHRITDVQDFVARCQRSSPPFVLTTSVPFRELDDKELSLEEADLTNAVIVQRPLNTEAPFGHC; encoded by the exons ATGAGGCGTAGTTTCTCGGTAGAAGACCTCCTCGGTGAGGTGGAGAAGATCTGTTACGATGCCTCCGGGACATCAAAG GTGGAGATGGTGGTGAGGCTATGGAAGGATGGCTTCACTGTAAACGACGAGGAGTTTCGCAGCTACTCCATACCAAAGAATCAAGACTTCCTGGATGCCATCAAAAGGGG GGAGCTTCCGGCAGAGTGGGAGAGCCGAGCAGAGGAGAAGGAGCTGGAGATCAGTGTGGAGGATCTGACGGAGGAAAATTATGTTCCCAAGAAAAAGGCCTTTCACCCCTTCAGCGGGCGCGGATACCGACTTGGCAG TGTTGCACCCAGAGTAGTGGCCAGGTCACCATCTGTGCACGCGGACGGAGAATCTCCTCCTATTCCCATGGTAACACTAGACCACGCCCTTCCTGTTACCTCCCTGCAGATCTGGTTGGCTGACGGCAGAAGATTGGTGCAGAGGTTTAACCTATCGCATCG GATCACCGATGTTCAAGATTTCGTGGCGCGTTGCCAGAGGAGCTCCCCACCTTTCGTCCTGACAACGTCAGTTCCTTTCCGGGAGCTTGACGACAAAGAATTGAGTCTAGAAGAGGCGGATTTGACCAACGCCGTCATCGTACAGAGACCCCTAAACACAGAGGCTCCGTTTGGACACTGCTGA
- the ubxn2a gene encoding UBX domain-containing protein 2A isoform X1 yields MKEIETVGGEKDENSEENEEEAPMRRSFSVEDLLGEVEKICYDASGTSKVEMVVRLWKDGFTVNDEEFRSYSIPKNQDFLDAIKRGELPAEWESRAEEKELEISVEDLTEENYVPKKKAFHPFSGRGYRLGSVAPRVVARSPSVHADGESPPIPMVTLDHALPVTSLQIWLADGRRLVQRFNLSHRITDVQDFVARCQRSSPPFVLTTSVPFRELDDKELSLEEADLTNAVIVQRPLNTEAPFGHC; encoded by the exons atgaaagaGATTGAAACCGTGGGGGGCGAGAAAGATGAAAATTC TGAAGAAAATGAAGAGGAGGCTCCAATGAGGCGTAGTTTCTCGGTAGAAGACCTCCTCGGTGAGGTGGAGAAGATCTGTTACGATGCCTCCGGGACATCAAAG GTGGAGATGGTGGTGAGGCTATGGAAGGATGGCTTCACTGTAAACGACGAGGAGTTTCGCAGCTACTCCATACCAAAGAATCAAGACTTCCTGGATGCCATCAAAAGGGG GGAGCTTCCGGCAGAGTGGGAGAGCCGAGCAGAGGAGAAGGAGCTGGAGATCAGTGTGGAGGATCTGACGGAGGAAAATTATGTTCCCAAGAAAAAGGCCTTTCACCCCTTCAGCGGGCGCGGATACCGACTTGGCAG TGTTGCACCCAGAGTAGTGGCCAGGTCACCATCTGTGCACGCGGACGGAGAATCTCCTCCTATTCCCATGGTAACACTAGACCACGCCCTTCCTGTTACCTCCCTGCAGATCTGGTTGGCTGACGGCAGAAGATTGGTGCAGAGGTTTAACCTATCGCATCG GATCACCGATGTTCAAGATTTCGTGGCGCGTTGCCAGAGGAGCTCCCCACCTTTCGTCCTGACAACGTCAGTTCCTTTCCGGGAGCTTGACGACAAAGAATTGAGTCTAGAAGAGGCGGATTTGACCAACGCCGTCATCGTACAGAGACCCCTAAACACAGAGGCTCCGTTTGGACACTGCTGA